CCTTCATCAGTTCTCCGGTCTCCAGGACGacctccagctccagcctCGCTGGCCTCGAGAGCCTTGTCCGCATCCGGTGTGTATGGTCCGCTGAGGAGCTCCCGACTGGACTGTACAGTCGACAGAGGGCTCTTAGTCGGTGCCTTTCCACCGTAGACAGGGTGCGCGGCCGGTGCTGCCTGAGACTTCTTCTCGTCGCCAAGCTTGCCGGAGAAGATAGCCAACGAGTCCACTGACGACGAGCCCAACGGAGCGTGACTCTTGGCCATAGGGTACGCGGATCGCGTCAGCGGCTCGCCCTGGTCTTGGATGCTCAATCGGTCCTTGTCATCAGAATCTCCGCGACCTTGGCCAGCCGCCTTTTGCTTATCCTTCTTGTGTCTCAGCAAGAACAGGATAGCAATCAAGATCACGACAAAACCAATGACACTTCCTAGCGTTGCACCGACGATGGTGCCGACCTTACCGCTGCTAGATCCATTACCACCTGCAACAGCGGAGGGGCTGCTGGGGGTGGAGTTAGAACTGGTTGGGGTGGCAGTAGTCGacgaagagggagagggaagaaTCTGCTGCATGGATTTGTCACCGTAGAAGAGTTTGGTGGCGTTCATCCAACTATTCGAGGTTTGGTTGAAGAGGGCCAACGAGTTGGTACCACTGCCGCCGGAGATGGCCACCAGCTTACCATCGTCGTCCTGTGCTAGCGAAAACTGCGACCACGTTTTTGAGGACGCATATTGATCATCGTATTTCGGGTAGTTGTCCACGCTGATGGCCCTCCGCCTGGAACGTTTCCTGGATGATGCGCCAAGCACCTTGGCAGGGTTTGCAGGCTTGCCGCCAGGGTTCACCAACAACAAGCTCTTGACCGTATTGGGCGATTCACTCATGTCGAACGACTGGAGCACCTTGCTGCTATCGGAGCCACTGATTAGAGCGGCTTTGACGTCATCCGACAGCGCCTGGGGCAGAGTTGCGCCTGAATCCGACCAGTCACCAGTGCCATTGAACTTGAACAAATGGACCTTCCGGGCCGTTGTCGTACCACCGACCAAAGCGGCTTGATCATCGCTCCAGGGCAATAGGATAGGGGCACTAGCGGGCGATGCGTCGGCACCACTGTATGAGGAGACGTTGTAGGGTTCGGCGGTGTTGATAACAAAGGTATCGGAGGTTGGAGTAGAGCTACCGTCGCGGTTACCAGCGTAAACAAAgatggacgaggaggatttgAGGAAGACGGCGCCGTGGTTGGTGCGGTTGGACATGTCTTCGGACGTTGGTGAGATGGTTTTCCATTTCTTGTCTTGGAACGAGTATCGTTGCAATCCTGTGTAATCGGACGACGATGAGCTAGTTCCACCGACAACGTACAAGGACTGTTTGTTTTTCACGCATGCTGCGCCGGAGACGGGCTCTCCCATGGTGAGATTACTCCAGGTCGCATTCTCACTGAGAGCGATAGAAGCAAAGCCATTGGCGGAGTAGGTATAAAGAGTGTTGTCGTGAATGACGGAGCAATGGTCCTCCAATGTCATGGGGGGTTTGGGAACAACCATTTCGAGGGTTTAGTgtatgtttcttttcttcgagGATACCAGCCGAAGGATAGGCGGAGAATAGCCAGCCGCCGAGTCAATGGCACGAGCGGAAGAACGAAAGACGTGGAGCCAGGGGAATGAGGGTGGTGATATCAAAAGAGAATGGAGGGTGGCTGCCAGAGCACTATCTCATGGTCAAGGACAGCGAGGGGGGCGGAAAGAAAGGTAGATAGATCGAGGCCCTGGTTATTCTTCGCGATGGGAATATCCGTGTCGCAATCCTTGATATGACCAAAGTAAGAGTATTTTCGCGCGTCGGTTGCCTCTTGCCAAGCGGCCGTGAagtttatttttctttttttttttgtaaaCGAGCAGGAAACTCTGTTCGACGTCTGAACTGCAGAAAGGAACGGTACAGCGAACAGGGGAATCGGTCGGAGCGGATCGGAAATTGAACGAACGAAAGGCGATATACTCGTCGAAAGCTATGCTCAGGGGATCGAGGACAATGGGCAAACGCACGGTTTCAAACCGGCAGAGGGAGACAGAAAGTCAACAACGAACGAAAGGGCAATCAacgaggaggaaaagaatgaTGGCGTGACAAGAGGAAAAAGCCCGAGAGAAGAGACGAAGAAGTCTGGAAGGATGTCAGCAGGACGACCGTAATAACGTTCGGTGGTGGAGGACGGGGGATGAAACGACGGAGGCAGCTCAGGCCAGGTCAGGGGGGGGGGATCTTACCGAGTGCCAGCACAGGTaaaagaggagagagagggaagagaggaTGAAAAGGTGAAAAGGAtagaaagaggaggaagatagaagagagagagactgcatagaggaagaaaagagaagaaaaaaagaaagggagagagagtgaaggggaggaggtgaagtgaagttgaggttgaggagaagGGAGACAAGACACCATAGGACCACCACTATGGCTACTGTACTAGCACTATGATACAAGTGCACTTTAATCCCTTTGTTTAATTTCTCGATTCTACGGAGTATAGCCAGAGTACTTCGTACTCCGTAATTAGAAGATCTATACAGAGCTATGTCGTCTATTACTCGAAGAGAATCTATCGCAGACTCCGGCATTCACCACAATCCCAGCACAAAACTGGTGCAATTTCAAATCACTGTACCGGAATGTTCCCTGCTATATATTCCGTACCCTGTTATACCTAcatctactctgtactcaaTCTGACAGCTTTAGACAAACAACGCAAGGTTATCCATGCAGTGCAGAGTTTGATTCAGGGGTATCCTCGTTTTTCAGTTGACGGAGGTCCCTCTAGTAGTATGAGGTATTATGCTGATATCAAAGTCAAAGACTGATTCATGCAACAGGGTCTTCAACTCGCGCACATCGAGTCATTCATTTCGCAATTGGAAAGGTTCATCTCTTCATTTGGGAGTGTACCTGACTGACACTCCCCCTGATGAAGTCACAACCTGGTTGACCCGGTCGATCACCTTATCTTCATCAAACAAAGAAATTTCTCGATACAAACAAGAATTGCTCAATCCcactcaaaaaaaaaaaaacatatcAAAAGTAAAAATATATGAAAAAAAATTATAAAATATATAATAGAAACGGAAGAACAAGGCAGCATGTTAAATCATTCTCCGATTGGTCAATGTCTTATTGCACATGCAGGTACCTCTGCACCTCGAGGTATCATACGGGGTACAGTGAATATTACAGATGATACGGTATCGTATTACAAGTGGAGATGATAATGAAGGAGTCCCACTTCCCCACTTCGCTGTAAATATGATTGGCTGCGTTTTCACGAGCGCTGGGCCCATTTCATTTGCATATTACTAATACAAGCATACAAGTTAAGTTACTGATATAGTATGCATTGCATTACCATGATATTCAACCAAATATACAAACACCAACAGACTACGCCTGACCCTGCTTCCATTGGTGTGCCTTGGCCAACAGCTTTGACAGATTCGCCGCCGACTGGTCGTCCGCCGGGAACACATAGTCCATGTATTCCTCGTACCGGTCGTCGTCCAGCTTTCGTCGCTTCTTGACCCGCCGAGGCATCTGTTTCTCGATCTTGTCGATGTCCTCGCTCGAGCCGTGTGTGTGTTCGAAAGATCGCCATGCGTTGAGAAGTTCCACGCGCTGTCATCGTTAGTATCGTTGTTCTGGGTTGATATGGGTAAGAATCAAAGGGAGCTTACCTCTTCTTTgagttctttttctttgaaCACGCGATGGGCTCGTTCAAATACCTTCCGCGCGCGGCTCTTGGCTTCTTCGCTGATGGGtcgttcttcctcctcttcttcttcctcttcctcttcctccgggACGTTGATCTCGAACCGTGCGTAGTTGATCCACACCTTAACGTGGTCTGTCTTGGCCAGCAGACGCTCGTACAGTGCCCGCACGCGGTTGTATTCTCCTTCATACTCCTCAAAGTCAATGTACGACTTCCACACTAACTCCGGCATGTCCAGTGTCGGCTGGTCAATGCCCAGCTCGTAGATCGCACGTGCACGCTCCGTGTCATCCAGGCCCCGTTCCAGCTCAGCATATTTAATCCACGACTGACTGTTCGACGAGTTCCATTCGATCTGCTTCTCGTACAGTGTCCGGCACCGCAGGAATTCAAAAAGTTGCTGCTCCAGCGTGATGTAGCCACGGAAAAGCTTGTCCTTTGGACACATGCCAATCGCCTGGCCCAGGGTCTTCCGCGCAGCTTGCAGGTTCATCTGACGAATTTCAAATTGCGCTTTCATGAGCCAAAGCTTGGCGAATGTGAACTTTCTATGAGGGATAAGTTTTAGGCATTCTTGGTAGATTTGGCGTGCGCGCTCAACATCCTTGCCCTCCATTTCTTCCCAGATCGCATAGAAAATCCACAGGTAGATGTACCGCCTCCAGTGTCGCTTCTCCTGCGATGGGGGAATCTGGGCAATTGCTCGTTCGTAAGTGTCTCGCACCCGCTCGGGGTCGCCAGAGGTCTCCTCGAGTCGTGCAAAGTCAAACCAAGCATCGTAATTTCGAGGGTTCTCCTTGAGTTGCTCTTCGTATTGCACCCGGCGCTTAGACAGAATCACATCTTCTACCCCTTCACGATCACCAAACTGTTTCTCAAATGTAGTGTATGCCTTGTGCAGGGTCATCGACTTGGAGCGCGGAAGCCGGTCCAGCGCATACTTGTAGATCGCCCGCGCACGTTCATATTCCTTGAGTTTCGCTTCGAATTTGGCGTACGCGATAAAGAGCTTCTCGTCCATGAAATCCTCTCCCAGCATCTCAATCGCAGCCCCATACACCTCTCGCACCAAGTCACTGGTGCCATTCTCCTCCTCGAAGCGAGCCCATTTAATCCAGTTACGCGGCTCCGGGTGAACGATCGTGAAACGCTGGAAGATCGCCCGCGCCCTCTCAAACTCGTTATACCGCTTCTCAAGCTTGATATACGCACCCCAAGCTCCCTCATCCGGCTCCCACGACACCCACCGCTCAAACACCTGCCGCGTACCGGGAATATTCCCCAGCGTCTCCTCCATATACACATATTTGTACCAAAGCTTATCCACACGTGGGAGAATCGTCACCGCCCGGTCAAACAAGTTCCGCGCATGGTTGATGTTCCGATTTCGCATCTCCGACTCGATATACCTAATCCACAGCACCACCGAGGTTGGTGTGACATCCAGTGCGCGCTCAAAAATCGACCGAGCCCGTCGGAATTCCTTCTGCTCGAGTTCCCAtgcagcatagcgcagccaGTTGTTCAGGTTCAGTCGGTTGCGCCGTACGTAGTCTTCGAAGTCTTTTCGTTTCCGGCCTTGGTACTCGTGGAGTTCTTCGAGGTCGGCGAATCGTTGTGTGGGTGCTTGGACGCCGGGCTCTTGTCGGTCGACGGCTTCACGGAGCAGCTGCTCCGCTGAAATCTGGACTGGCGCCGCGGCCTTGTTCTTGACCCTGGGAGGACCTCGTGACGCTTCCATTGTAG
This Aspergillus chevalieri M1 DNA, chromosome 3, nearly complete sequence DNA region includes the following protein-coding sequences:
- a CDS encoding uncharacterized protein (COG:S;~EggNog:ENOG410PHZ9;~InterPro:IPR015915;~TransMembrane:1 (o371-393i);~go_function: GO:0005515 - protein binding [Evidence IEA]), with the translated sequence MVVPKPPMTLEDHCSVIHDNTLYTYSANGFASIALSENATWSNLTMGEPVSGAACVKNKQSLYVVGGTSSSSSDYTGLQRYSFQDKKWKTISPTSEDMSNRTNHGAVFLKSSSSIFVYAGNRDGSSTPTSDTFVINTAEPYNVSSYSGADASPASAPILLPWSDDQAALVGGTTTARKVHLFKFNGTGDWSDSGATLPQALSDDVKAALISGSDSSKVLQSFDMSESPNTVKSLLLVNPGGKPANPAKVLGASSRKRSRRRAISVDNYPKYDDQYASSKTWSQFSLAQDDDGKLVAISGGSGTNSLALFNQTSNSWMNATKLFYGDKSMQQILPSPSSSTTATPTSSNSTPSSPSAVAGGNGSSSGKVGTIVGATLGSVIGFVVILIAILFLLRHKKDKQKAAGQGRGDSDDKDRLSIQDQGEPLTRSAYPMAKSHAPLGSSSVDSLAIFSGKLGDEKKSQAAPAAHPVYGGKAPTKSPLSTVQSSRELLSGPYTPDADKALEASEAGAGGRPGDRRTDEGWSKYFQDNNATDLVGMQQQDEPTASADLAKSERRGSAWPMTTLTPLNFGFLEEPKPLGRVVTGSPTTEHPSSATEGHLVIPEGQSARISSADSISLASDSDYGRSRYSSGIPAEGTRWVGAGNDDYFGRPVSSMYSQSYYPSTNNVSSMAAPSVNYDGVRSSQARQSSVIIPDTLDENGPSIRNQTNVNTDMSWLNLNADR
- a CDS encoding uncharacterized protein (TransMembrane:2 (i20-47o67-94i)) yields the protein MVSCLPSPQPQLHFTSSPSLSLPFFFSSLFFLYAVSLSSIFLLFLSFSPFHPLFPLSPLLPVLALDFFVSSLGLFPLVTPSFFSSSLIALSFVVDFLSPSAGLKPCVCPLSSIP
- the clf1 gene encoding putative cell cycle control protein (Cwf4) (COG:A;~EggNog:ENOG410PFU9;~InterPro:IPR019734,IPR003107,IPR011990,IPR013026;~PFAM:PF02184;~go_function: GO:0005515 - protein binding [Evidence IEA];~go_process: GO:0006396 - RNA processing [Evidence IEA]), translated to MEASRGPPRVKNKAAAPVQISAEQLLREAVDRQEPGVQAPTQRFADLEELHEYQGRKRKDFEDYVRRNRLNLNNWLRYAAWELEQKEFRRARSIFERALDVTPTSVVLWIRYIESEMRNRNINHARNLFDRAVTILPRVDKLWYKYVYMEETLGNIPGTRQVFERWVSWEPDEGAWGAYIKLEKRYNEFERARAIFQRFTIVHPEPRNWIKWARFEEENGTSDLVREVYGAAIEMLGEDFMDEKLFIAYAKFEAKLKEYERARAIYKYALDRLPRSKSMTLHKAYTTFEKQFGDREGVEDVILSKRRVQYEEQLKENPRNYDAWFDFARLEETSGDPERVRDTYERAIAQIPPSQEKRHWRRYIYLWIFYAIWEEMEGKDVERARQIYQECLKLIPHRKFTFAKLWLMKAQFEIRQMNLQAARKTLGQAIGMCPKDKLFRGYITLEQQLFEFLRCRTLYEKQIEWNSSNSQSWIKYAELERGLDDTERARAIYELGIDQPTLDMPELVWKSYIDFEEYEGEYNRVRALYERLLAKTDHVKVWINYARFEINVPEEEEEEEEEEEERPISEEAKSRARKVFERAHRVFKEKELKEERVELLNAWRSFEHTHGSSEDIDKIEKQMPRRVKKRRKLDDDRYEEYMDYVFPADDQSAANLSKLLAKAHQWKQGQA